GAGATTTTCTCGATTTTGCAGAGGCGTTCCTAGCTTCGCAATAGCGTCGAAGGTCGGATGGCAAAACGGCCGATCATGTGCGAATGTGGAATATAGAAATGTGTGAAACGTAAATTGCGAAGTTGCGAACATGGCGATCGGCAAACTCTATATCGGCCGCAAGGTCCGCGAACTGCGGGAAGCCAACCGGGCGACGCAGGGGCAGTTTGCCGAGCGCATCGGCATCTCGACGAGCTACCTCAACCAGATCGAAAACAACCAGCGGCCGGTTTCGGCGGCGGTGCTGCTCGCGCTCGCGGAGAAGTTCCAGATCGATATCGCGGAACTCTCGACGGGCGAGGGTGACAGGCTGCTGTCGGCCCTGTCGGAGGCGCTGAACGATCCGCTCTTCGAAACCTATTCGCCGAGCCTCCAGGAACTGAAGCTCGTTGCCCAGAACGCACCGGGTCTCGCGCATGCGCTGATCACCTGTCATCAGGCCTATCGCCGCAACAGCGAGCAGCTTGCCAGCATCGACGACACGATCGGCCGCGGCGCCTCCTTCGTCGAGACGACCCCTTACGAAGAGGTGCGCGACTTCTTTCATTTCGTCGACAACTATATCCACGAGATAGACGCGCTCGCCGAAACGCTCGCCGCCGATCTCGGTCTCGGCGAGGGGGACAATCATACCGCGCTCGCGGCGCACCTCGAGCAGCGCCATGGCGTGCGCGTCGTGCGCGGCATCGCCGGCGACGAGGCGATCCGCCGCTTCGATTCGCGCGCCCGCATCCTGACGCTGAACCCATACGCGCCGGCGCCGACGCGCGACTTTCAGCTTGCGCTGCAGATAGCCCAGTTCAATGCCCGCGAGGAGATCGACCGGGTCGTCGGCAGTGCGGGCTTCCGCACCGAGGAAGCCTACGAAATCTGCCGGCTCGGCTTGCAGAATTATTTCGCCGGCGCACTGATCCTGCCGTACCAGTCCTTCCTCAAGGCGGCGCGCGAACTGCGGCACGATATCGAACTGCTCGCCGCCCGTTTCGGAGCTTCGCTGGAGCAGGTCTGCCATCGGCTCTCGACCCTGCAGCGCCCCGGTCAGAAAGGGATTCCGATCTTCTTCGCGCGCATCGACCGGGCTGGAAACATCACCAAGCGCCACAGCGCCGCCAAGCTGCAATTCGCCCGCTTCGGGGCGGCCTGTCCGCTCTGGAACGTGCATCAGGCATTCGAGACACCAGGGCGGATCATCCGCCAGCTCGCCGAAACGCCGGATGGCGTGCGCTATCTCTGTCTTGCCACCCAGATCACCAAAGGTGGGGGCGGTTACCGCGCCAACCATCCGCGCTATGCCTTGGCGCTCGGCTGCGAAATCTCCTATGCCGACGCCTTCGTTTATGCCGACGACATGGACCTCGGCAACCGCACCGCCTTCGATCCGATCGGCATCTCCTGCCGCATCTGCGAGCGCACCAAATGCGCCAGCCGCGCGGTGCCGCCGCTGAAGCGCAAGCTGATCGTCGACCATGACATGCGCGGCTCTCTGCCGTATCGTCTAAGCGAGAGTTAAGCCTGCTCTCGCTACAGCGACGTTTGCCCGTCCGATAAGACGCGCGACGCTGTAGGATTTAAGGAGACATGCAGTCGTTCTGTTCGTTTTTGAACAGACTCTGTGTGAATTTGCGTCTGTGCCTGTGCGAAATTTGGTGTAACTACAGCGCCGCGCGTCTTCTCAGACGCGCAAAGGTCGCTGTAGCACTTTGAGTGCTGCATGTTTTTATCCATAAATCGCCTTCGATTTATGGAAACATGCAGTGCGCCACATTGTCAGTATGCGGGTCAGGGAGGACATGCATATGGATTTTCGCCTGTCAGAGGAGCAGGAAGCCATCCGCGCGATGGCGCTCGATTTTGCCCGTGACGAA
The genomic region above belongs to Sinorhizobium mexicanum and contains:
- a CDS encoding helix-turn-helix domain-containing protein, with the protein product MAIGKLYIGRKVRELREANRATQGQFAERIGISTSYLNQIENNQRPVSAAVLLALAEKFQIDIAELSTGEGDRLLSALSEALNDPLFETYSPSLQELKLVAQNAPGLAHALITCHQAYRRNSEQLASIDDTIGRGASFVETTPYEEVRDFFHFVDNYIHEIDALAETLAADLGLGEGDNHTALAAHLEQRHGVRVVRGIAGDEAIRRFDSRARILTLNPYAPAPTRDFQLALQIAQFNAREEIDRVVGSAGFRTEEAYEICRLGLQNYFAGALILPYQSFLKAARELRHDIELLAARFGASLEQVCHRLSTLQRPGQKGIPIFFARIDRAGNITKRHSAAKLQFARFGAACPLWNVHQAFETPGRIIRQLAETPDGVRYLCLATQITKGGGGYRANHPRYALALGCEISYADAFVYADDMDLGNRTAFDPIGISCRICERTKCASRAVPPLKRKLIVDHDMRGSLPYRLSES